A portion of the Patescibacteria group bacterium genome contains these proteins:
- a CDS encoding ATP-dependent DNA helicase RecG, with protein MDFFSSITTLPLVGPHYKNLLELLEIYAIRDLLYHFPSRYEDYSTIKTISNLIVNDKVTVKGEVAEIKNIYTGGYSKLTTLKLIDSTGSVACIFFNQQFLTRTIKKGMTIQIAGDVTAYKGKPSFVSPDYEMIESESYIPIHTGRLVPIYPETARVSSKWLRKKISLVLNTQQFNDLDLLPLNLSDLKDLNDLSHALRQIHFPKDLHEVALATNRFAFEELFTTQLLGLVKKQQWQSRGLAKKMRVAGNDLLNFITSLPFELTKAQLRVCGEVLEDLTKDLPANRLIQGDVGSGKTVVATLAMYIAYKSGVGSVFMAPTEILAQQHYNTIKVIFEKLFSIAPISLITHHFKSKNTPNTPSILIGTHALLYNPSLYKNIGLVVIDEQHKFGVTQRNKILSFVTAKHTPHILTMTATPIPRSLCLTLFGDLEISTIDEMPKGRLPVKTFVVPESKRGRGYQWIKEKIVKENEQVYVVCPFVEESQVETLKSVRSATAHFEELKSQWFNNIPMGLIHGRLKSKEKEEIITEFRDGTIKILVATSVVEVGMDIPNANIMVIEGAERFGLASLHQLRGRVGRSSRQAYCFLFTTEGKSKNSRLSIMEKSQSGLVLAQKDMETRGPGELYGIKQSGKSKFRFANFSDEKLLEQTYKTAVFVSQNLDKYPQTVTLLKKLSSDTIGVN; from the coding sequence ATGGATTTTTTTTCCTCTATAACCACGCTCCCTCTTGTTGGCCCACATTACAAAAATCTCTTAGAACTACTAGAGATTTATGCAATCCGTGACCTCTTATACCATTTTCCAAGTCGCTACGAGGATTATTCAACTATCAAAACCATCTCCAATCTAATTGTAAACGATAAAGTAACCGTAAAAGGGGAAGTAGCAGAGATAAAAAACATTTACACTGGAGGATATTCCAAACTTACAACATTAAAACTAATTGATTCAACTGGCAGTGTTGCTTGTATTTTTTTTAACCAACAATTCTTAACTCGTACCATAAAAAAAGGAATGACTATCCAGATCGCAGGGGATGTAACAGCCTATAAAGGTAAACCTTCTTTTGTAAGTCCTGACTACGAGATGATAGAAAGTGAAAGTTATATTCCAATTCACACGGGACGACTGGTTCCCATATATCCCGAAACTGCCAGAGTAAGCTCTAAATGGTTGCGTAAAAAAATTAGCTTAGTACTAAACACCCAACAGTTTAACGACCTCGATCTTCTCCCTCTTAACCTAAGCGACTTAAAAGACTTAAATGACCTAAGCCACGCTCTGCGACAAATACACTTCCCAAAGGATCTCCACGAGGTCGCTTTGGCAACCAACCGTTTTGCCTTTGAAGAACTTTTTACTACCCAACTTCTAGGATTAGTCAAGAAACAACAATGGCAGAGTAGGGGACTAGCCAAAAAAATGAGGGTTGCAGGAAATGATCTTTTAAATTTTATAACATCTCTTCCTTTTGAACTTACAAAAGCCCAATTAAGGGTATGTGGTGAAGTCCTAGAGGACTTAACAAAAGACTTACCTGCCAATAGACTTATTCAAGGAGATGTTGGTAGTGGCAAAACTGTAGTTGCCACCCTTGCCATGTACATTGCCTATAAATCCGGTGTTGGAAGCGTATTTATGGCACCAACTGAAATTCTAGCCCAACAACACTACAACACAATTAAGGTTATTTTCGAAAAATTGTTCTCTATCGCCCCCATCTCTCTTATTACCCATCACTTTAAAAGCAAAAACACACCCAATACCCCAAGCATCTTAATAGGAACCCACGCCCTATTATATAACCCAAGCCTTTACAAAAACATCGGCTTAGTGGTAATTGACGAACAGCATAAATTTGGAGTAACACAAAGAAACAAAATTTTGTCATTTGTTACAGCTAAACACACCCCGCACATTCTGACCATGACGGCTACACCAATACCAAGAAGTTTGTGCTTAACGCTATTTGGCGATTTAGAAATTTCCACGATTGATGAAATGCCCAAAGGTCGCCTACCTGTAAAAACCTTCGTCGTCCCCGAAAGTAAGCGGGGTAGGGGATACCAATGGATAAAAGAGAAAATTGTAAAAGAAAACGAACAAGTGTATGTGGTTTGTCCCTTTGTTGAGGAATCGCAGGTAGAAACATTAAAAAGTGTCAGATCAGCAACTGCTCATTTTGAAGAATTAAAATCTCAATGGTTTAACAACATACCAATGGGATTAATTCATGGAAGATTAAAATCTAAAGAAAAGGAAGAAATTATTACCGAATTTAGAGATGGGACAATAAAAATCTTAGTGGCAACAAGTGTCGTAGAAGTTGGAATGGACATTCCAAACGCCAACATTATGGTTATCGAAGGAGCCGAACGCTTTGGTCTTGCAAGCTTGCACCAGTTAAGGGGTCGGGTTGGGAGAAGCTCCCGCCAAGCCTATTGCTTTTTGTTTACTACAGAAGGAAAAAGTAAAAACTCGCGCCTTTCGATTATGGAAAAATCGCAAAGCGGTCTTGTTTTGGCGCAAAAAGACATGGAAACCCGAGGTCCCGGAGAGCTTTATGGAATAAAGCAAAGCGGGAAGAGCAAATTTAGATTCGCAAACTTTTCTGACGAAAAATTGTTAGAGCAAACTTACAAGACTGCGGTATTTGTTTCACAAAATCTAGACAAGTACCCGCAAACCGTGACATTGCTTAAAAAACTTTCATCAGATACAATCGGGGTAAATTAA
- a CDS encoding NYN domain-containing protein: protein MRNKNIVNYAFIDSQNLNLGIRSQGWKLDFAKFRVLLEEKYSVKKAFLFIGFIKENQDLYNLLTKSGYKLIFKPTVEYKESGYKQTKGNVDTELVLQTMIELSSFNKAIIVSGDGDFYCLIKYLLKKRKLRVVLVPNKKYSSLLREFGSFIVNIGLFKNKLKRR, encoded by the coding sequence GTGAGAAACAAAAATATCGTAAATTATGCCTTTATAGATAGTCAAAATTTAAATCTTGGAATAAGAAGTCAAGGCTGGAAATTGGATTTCGCAAAGTTTCGCGTTCTTTTAGAGGAAAAGTATAGTGTTAAAAAAGCGTTCTTGTTTATTGGGTTTATAAAAGAAAACCAAGACCTTTATAATCTATTAACCAAATCAGGTTATAAATTAATATTTAAACCTACTGTAGAATATAAAGAAAGTGGCTATAAGCAAACTAAAGGAAATGTAGACACAGAATTAGTCTTACAAACAATGATAGAGCTCTCGAGTTTTAACAAGGCTATTATAGTATCTGGAGATGGGGATTTCTATTGCCTTATTAAATATCTTCTTAAGAAGCGTAAACTCAGGGTAGTTTTAGTCCCTAATAAAAAATATTCCTCACTTTTGCGAGAATTTGGTAGTTTTATAGTTAATATCGGATTATTTAAGAATAAATTAAAAAGAAGATGA
- a CDS encoding RsmD family RNA methyltransferase produces the protein MHITSGIAKNRLISVPESAKPIKGIVLNSIFSTIGDEIKNKRCLDLFAGSGALGLEALSRGAKFCKFSDSDYNAISCIKTNVANANFSNLANVEKIDAVKYIGNTTDKFDIIFLDPPYNSPITHILKNIFGVASGNCVLVYLCDSKTKNEQTEAVNFNLTKLRKFGKTTIQYFVLDK, from the coding sequence ATGCACATCACATCGGGTATCGCAAAAAATCGACTAATATCAGTCCCCGAGTCTGCAAAACCAATAAAAGGTATTGTCCTAAACTCTATCTTCTCAACAATTGGGGACGAGATAAAAAACAAAAGGTGCCTTGATTTATTTGCTGGAAGCGGAGCCTTGGGTCTTGAAGCGCTAAGTCGCGGTGCAAAGTTCTGCAAATTTTCCGACTCCGATTATAATGCTATTTCTTGCATAAAAACCAATGTGGCAAACGCTAATTTCTCTAATTTAGCCAATGTGGAAAAAATAGATGCCGTAAAATACATTGGAAATACCACTGACAAATTTGACATTATCTTTTTAGATCCTCCTTACAATTCCCCAATTACCCATATCCTTAAAAACATCTTCGGCGTTGCCAGTGGGAATTGTGTTCTCGTTTATCTTTGTGACAGTAAAACTAAAAACGAACAAACAGAAGCTGTTAATTTTAACCTAACAAAATTGCGAAAATTCGGCAAGACAACAATCCAATATTTTGTGCTTGACAAGTAG
- the nusB gene encoding transcription antitermination factor NusB, whose product MSKKSSLKEDPRHNARRIALATLFSWSFLSQDMDKEELFANEILEHPNCDTELEKLIISGVSKNIDSLDGYINLVAQKWPVEQISKIDLLVLRISLFEIIIAKTAPLKVAINEAVELAKEFGGDASGKFVNGVLGTIAEVLKLE is encoded by the coding sequence ATGTCAAAAAAGTCATCGTTAAAAGAAGATCCTAGACACAATGCTAGAAGAATAGCTTTGGCAACTCTTTTTTCTTGGAGCTTTTTGTCGCAGGATATGGATAAAGAAGAGCTGTTTGCCAATGAAATTTTGGAACACCCCAATTGCGACACGGAACTTGAAAAACTTATTATTTCTGGAGTATCAAAAAATATCGACTCGCTGGATGGATATATTAATCTAGTCGCCCAAAAATGGCCTGTGGAACAAATCTCTAAAATAGATCTTTTGGTATTAAGAATTTCTCTTTTTGAGATTATAATTGCCAAAACCGCCCCTCTAAAGGTGGCAATTAACGAGGCGGTAGAACTGGCAAAAGAATTTGGGGGAGACGCCTCCGGTAAATTTGTCAACGGTGTTTTGGGTACTATTGCCGAGGTGTTAAAACTGGAATAG
- a CDS encoding tyrosine--tRNA ligase, whose translation MTPQEKVEIIKSFAQEIVSEDELLKLFEEKEHPVAYDGFEPSGIAPIHFGLLRAINVKRLLSCDIHLKLYLADYFAYINNKIGGDLEKIKRVGEYFVEIWKASGVDTTKIEIVWASELMDSIDYWDRVLTVAKSLTLQRTLKSLTIAGRSEKDTLSTAQLFYPSMQVADIFEMEIDICQLGMDQRRANMIAREVAEKQNWKKPIAVHHPMLLGLKGVKELDNPEATMIASKMSKSDPTSAIYMHDAKEKIEAKIRTAFCPPNQTLGNPIFEYAKLIVIPVMGNLKVYREPKHGGYVEYFSSRELQIDYENGNLHPNDLKSAVASSLDFLIKPVRSHFEKDRKAKKLYNEVRSYQITR comes from the coding sequence ATGACTCCACAAGAAAAAGTAGAGATTATCAAAAGCTTTGCGCAAGAGATTGTTTCGGAGGATGAATTGCTCAAGCTATTTGAGGAAAAAGAACATCCCGTAGCTTACGATGGCTTTGAACCCTCGGGCATTGCCCCAATTCACTTCGGCCTATTGCGAGCCATTAATGTTAAAAGACTCCTATCCTGCGACATCCACTTAAAGTTATATCTTGCCGATTACTTTGCTTACATCAATAACAAAATTGGCGGGGATCTAGAAAAGATCAAAAGAGTGGGGGAGTACTTTGTAGAAATTTGGAAAGCGTCTGGTGTAGACACCACTAAAATTGAGATTGTCTGGGCAAGCGAGCTTATGGACTCAATTGACTACTGGGACAGGGTACTAACCGTTGCCAAATCATTAACTTTACAGCGAACCCTAAAGTCACTAACGATTGCAGGCAGAAGTGAAAAGGACACACTTTCTACTGCCCAGCTTTTTTACCCCTCCATGCAAGTTGCTGATATTTTTGAGATGGAAATAGACATTTGCCAGCTTGGTATGGATCAACGCCGCGCTAACATGATTGCTCGAGAAGTTGCCGAAAAGCAAAATTGGAAAAAACCCATTGCCGTTCATCACCCCATGTTATTGGGACTAAAAGGGGTAAAAGAATTAGACAACCCAGAAGCAACAATGATTGCCAGCAAAATGTCTAAAAGTGATCCCACAAGTGCAATTTATATGCACGATGCAAAAGAGAAAATAGAAGCCAAAATCAGAACCGCTTTTTGTCCACCCAATCAAACTCTAGGAAATCCAATCTTTGAATACGCCAAATTGATAGTAATTCCCGTCATGGGAAATTTAAAAGTTTATCGAGAACCCAAACACGGAGGATATGTTGAGTATTTCTCGTCGCGGGAATTACAAATTGATTACGAGAATGGCAACCTGCATCCTAATGATCTAAAGTCTGCAGTCGCCTCATCGTTGGATTTTCTTATTAAACCCGTAAGAAGTCATTTTGAAAAGGATAGAAAAGCAAAAAAGCTGTATAATGAGGTAAGATCTTATCAAATTACAAGATAA
- a CDS encoding acyl carrier protein gives MDKVILDKLYQIISQHTGVDPNDISPEQDFVDDLNISELELAEIISTIEDELEIEIDPEDAKAIRTVADLAIIIEEAGYL, from the coding sequence ATGGACAAAGTAATCTTAGATAAATTATACCAAATCATTTCCCAACACACTGGTGTTGACCCAAACGATATTAGTCCCGAACAGGACTTTGTGGACGATTTAAATATCTCCGAGCTTGAGCTTGCAGAAATAATCTCTACAATAGAAGACGAATTGGAAATAGAAATTGATCCCGAAGACGCAAAAGCAATTAGAACCGTTGCCGATTTAGCAATTATTATTGAAGAAGCGGGGTATTTGTGA
- the rpmF gene encoding 50S ribosomal protein L32: protein MAATPKRRISNTRRKHRRVNLKISKVQTVPCAKCKKETRSHRLCANCGTYN, encoded by the coding sequence ATGGCAGCAACACCAAAACGCAGAATTTCCAATACAAGACGCAAGCACAGAAGAGTAAATTTAAAAATTTCGAAAGTGCAGACCGTTCCTTGCGCAAAATGCAAAAAAGAGACTCGCTCTCACAGGCTCTGCGCAAACTGTGGGACCTACAATTAG